The Helicobacter pylori genome includes a window with the following:
- the panC gene encoding pantoate--beta-alanine ligase, producing the protein MHVLETIAALRECRKSLKESVGFVPTMGALHKGHQSLIERSLKENSHTIVSVFVNPTQFGANEDFNAYPRPLEKDLALCEGLGVNAVFVPKTSEMYPYEIEQRLKLYAPTFLSQSLEGAMRERHFDGVVQVVLKLFHLVNPTRAYFGKKDAQQLLIIQHLVKDLLLDIEIAPCEIVRDDDNLALSSRNVYLDATQRKQALAIPKALENIKQAIDKGEKACEKLKKLGLEILETLEVDYLEFCNHKLEPLTTIEPTNTLVLVAARVGKTRLLDNLWV; encoded by the coding sequence ATGCACGTGTTAGAAACGATTGCTGCTTTAAGAGAGTGTCGTAAAAGTTTGAAAGAAAGCGTGGGGTTTGTGCCGACTATGGGGGCTTTACACAAAGGGCATCAAAGCTTGATAGAAAGGAGTTTGAAAGAAAATTCCCACACGATAGTGAGTGTTTTTGTCAATCCCACGCAATTTGGAGCTAACGAAGATTTTAACGCTTACCCGCGCCCTTTAGAAAAGGATTTGGCTTTGTGTGAAGGATTGGGCGTTAATGCGGTGTTTGTGCCTAAAACGAGCGAAATGTATCCCTATGAAATAGAGCAACGCTTAAAACTCTACGCCCCTACATTTTTATCCCAATCTTTAGAGGGAGCAATGCGTGAGAGGCACTTTGATGGGGTTGTTCAGGTCGTGTTAAAATTGTTCCATCTTGTTAATCCTACTAGAGCGTATTTTGGCAAAAAGGACGCCCAACAGCTTTTAATCATCCAGCATTTAGTCAAAGATTTGCTTTTAGACATTGAAATAGCGCCATGCGAGATCGTGCGCGATGATGATAATTTGGCTTTAAGCTCTAGGAATGTGTATTTGGATGCAACGCAAAGAAAACAAGCCCTAGCCATTCCAAAAGCTCTAGAAAACATCAAGCAAGCCATAGATAAGGGCGAAAAAGCGTGCGAAAAGCTTAAAAAACTAGGGCTTGAAATTTTAGAAACCTTGGAAGTGGATTATTTGGAATTTTGTAACCACAAGCTAGAGCCTTTAACAACCATAGAGCCAACTAACACGCTGGTTTTAGTGGCGGCTCGTGTGGGCAAAACCAGGCTTTTAGATAATTTGTGGGTGTAG
- the pyrF gene encoding orotidine-5'-phosphate decarboxylase — translation MQLCVALDLEKKEDNLSLLQELKGLDLWAKVGLRSFIRDGAVFLDEIRKIDGNFKIFLDLKLYDIPYTMANAALECAKLEIDMLTVHLSSAKSALTILMQRLNALKKRPLIMGVSALTSFSEEEFLSVYNAPLKTQAIKLSAMGKESGIDGVVCSVFESLAVKEALGKDFLTLTPGIRLNKNDKEDQERVANAKEAKQNLSDFIVVGRPIYQAKEPREVVLELLKDC, via the coding sequence ATGCAATTATGTGTCGCATTGGACTTAGAAAAAAAAGAGGACAATCTTTCTTTATTGCAAGAATTAAAGGGATTAGATTTATGGGCTAAGGTGGGGCTTAGATCTTTTATAAGAGATGGGGCTGTTTTTTTAGATGAAATCAGAAAGATTGATGGGAATTTTAAGATTTTTTTGGATTTGAAGCTCTATGATATTCCTTATACTATGGCAAATGCCGCGCTAGAATGCGCGAAATTAGAAATTGATATGCTCACCGTGCATTTAAGCAGCGCTAAAAGCGCGCTAACCATTTTAATGCAACGCTTAAACGCTCTTAAAAAACGCCCCTTAATCATGGGCGTGAGCGCTTTAACCAGCTTTAGCGAAGAGGAATTTTTGAGCGTGTATAACGCTCCTTTAAAAACTCAAGCGATCAAATTAAGCGCTATGGGTAAAGAGAGCGGGATTGATGGGGTGGTGTGTTCGGTGTTTGAAAGTTTGGCGGTTAAAGAAGCTTTGGGTAAGGACTTTTTGACTTTAACCCCTGGCATAAGGCTGAATAAAAACGATAAAGAAGATCAAGAAAGGGTGGCGAACGCTAAAGAAGCTAAACAAAATTTAAGCGATTTTATCGTGGTGGGCCGCCCCATTTATCAGGCTAAAGAGCCTAGAGAAGTGGTTTTAGAGCTTTTAAAGGATTGTTAA
- the kdsA gene encoding 3-deoxy-8-phosphooctulonate synthase, giving the protein MKTSNTKTPKPVLIAGPCVIESLENLRSIATKLQPLANNERLDFYFKASFDKANRTSLESYRGPGLEKGLEMLQNIKEEFGYKILTDVHESYQASTAAKVADILQIPAFLCRQTDLIVGVSQTNAIVNIKKGQFMNPKDMQYSVLKALKTRDKSIQSPTYETALKNGVWLCERGSSFGYGNLVVDMRSLKIMREFAPVIFDATHSVQMPGGANGKSSGDSSFAPILARAAAAVGIDGLFAETHVDPKNALSDGANMLKPNELEHLVADMLKIQNLF; this is encoded by the coding sequence ATGAAAACTTCTAACACAAAAACCCCCAAACCCGTTTTAATCGCTGGGCCATGCGTCATTGAGAGCTTAGAAAATTTAAGAAGTATCGCTACTAAATTGCAACCCCTAGCCAACAACGAGCGGTTGGATTTTTATTTTAAAGCGAGTTTTGATAAGGCGAACCGCACGAGTTTAGAGAGTTACAGAGGGCCTGGTTTAGAAAAAGGCCTAGAAATGTTACAAAACATCAAAGAGGAATTTGGCTATAAAATTTTAACCGATGTGCATGAGAGCTATCAAGCAAGCACAGCGGCCAAAGTGGCGGATATTTTACAGATCCCAGCGTTTTTGTGCCGCCAAACGGATCTGATTGTAGGAGTGAGCCAAACTAACGCCATTGTCAATATCAAAAAAGGGCAATTCATGAACCCAAAAGACATGCAATATTCCGTTCTAAAAGCCCTTAAAACGAGAGATAAAAGCATTCAAAGCCCCACTTATGAAACAGCGTTAAAAAATGGCGTGTGGCTGTGTGAAAGGGGGAGCAGCTTTGGGTATGGGAATTTAGTGGTAGATATGCGCTCTTTAAAAATCATGCGAGAGTTTGCCCCTGTGATTTTTGACGCTACTCATAGCGTGCAAATGCCAGGGGGAGCGAACGGGAAAAGTTCAGGAGACAGCTCTTTTGCCCCTATTTTAGCTAGAGCTGCGGCTGCGGTGGGGATTGATGGGCTGTTCGCTGAAACGCATGTTGATCCTAAAAACGCCCTAAGCGATGGGGCAAACATGTTAAAACCTAACGAGTTAGAACATTTAGTAGCTGACATGTTAAAAATCCAAAATTTATTTTAA
- the ribH gene encoding 6,7-dimethyl-8-ribityllumazine synthase, with translation MKIIEGKLQLQGNEKVAILTSRFNHIITDRLQEGAIDCFKRHGGDEELLDIVLVPGAYELPFILERLLGSEKYDGVCVLGAIIRGGTPHFDYVSAEATKGIASTMLKYSMPVSFGVLTTDNVEQAIERAGSKAGNKGFEAMSTLIELLSLCQTLKG, from the coding sequence ATGAAAATCATAGAAGGGAAATTGCAATTACAAGGGAATGAAAAAGTCGCTATTTTAACATCGCGCTTCAATCATATCATCACAGACAGGTTGCAAGAAGGGGCGATTGACTGCTTTAAAAGGCATGGGGGCGATGAAGAGCTTTTAGACATCGTGCTGGTACCTGGGGCTTATGAATTGCCTTTCATTTTAGAGAGATTGTTAGGAAGCGAAAAATACGATGGCGTGTGCGTTTTAGGAGCGATTATTAGAGGGGGGACTCCGCATTTTGACTATGTGAGCGCGGAAGCGACTAAGGGCATTGCCAGCACGATGCTCAAATACAGCATGCCTGTAAGCTTTGGCGTGCTGACCACGGACAATGTGGAGCAAGCGATTGAAAGAGCGGGCAGTAAAGCCGGCAATAAGGGCTTTGAAGCGATGAGCACCCTCATTGAATTATTGAGCTTGTGCCAAACTCTCAAGGGTTAA
- the nusB gene encoding transcription antitermination factor NusB has protein sequence MATRTQARGAVVELLYAFESGNEEIKKIASSMLEEKKIKNNQLAFALSLFNGVLEKMAEIDALIEPHLKDWDFKRLGSMEKAILRLGAYEIGFTPTQNPIIINECIELGKLYAEPNTPKFLNAILDSLSKKLAQKPLN, from the coding sequence ATGGCGACACGAACTCAAGCCAGGGGGGCGGTGGTTGAATTATTGTATGCGTTTGAGAGCGGTAATGAAGAAATTAAAAAAATCGCTTCTAGCATGTTAGAAGAAAAAAAGATTAAAAACAACCAGCTTGCTTTTGCTTTAAGCCTTTTTAATGGCGTGTTAGAAAAAATGGCTGAAATTGACGCCCTCATTGAACCGCATTTAAAAGACTGGGATTTCAAACGACTAGGGAGCATGGAAAAGGCGATTTTACGCTTAGGAGCGTATGAAATTGGCTTCACGCCCACGCAAAACCCTATCATCATCAATGAATGCATAGAGCTTGGCAAACTCTACGCTGAGCCTAACACCCCTAAATTTTTAAACGCTATCTTGGATTCTTTGAGCAAGAAACTCGCTCAAAAACCCTTAAATTGA
- a CDS encoding DUF3944 domain-containing protein, whose protein sequence is MAYKYDRDLEFLKQLESSDLLDLFEVLVFGKDGEKRHNEKLASSIEYKRHGDDYAKYAERIAEELQYYGSNSFASFIKGEGVLYKEILCDVCDKLKVNYNKKTETTLIEQNMLSKILERSLEEMDDEEVKEMCDELSIKNTDNLNRQALSAATLTLFKMGGFKSYQLAVIVANAVAKTILGRGLSLAGNQALTRTLSFLTGPVSWIITGVWTAIDFAGPAYRVTIPACIVVATLRLKTQQANEDKKSLQIESI, encoded by the coding sequence ATGGCATACAAATATGATAGAGATTTGGAATTTTTAAAGCAATTGGAATCTAGTGATTTATTGGATTTGTTTGAGGTGCTTGTTTTTGGTAAAGACGGCGAAAAAAGGCACAATGAAAAACTGGCAAGCTCCATAGAATACAAAAGGCATGGCGATGATTACGCTAAATACGCAGAAAGAATCGCTGAAGAGTTGCAATACTACGGGAGCAATAGTTTTGCGAGCTTCATTAAAGGCGAAGGAGTCTTATACAAGGAGATCCTATGCGATGTGTGCGATAAATTAAAGGTCAATTACAACAAGAAAACCGAAACGACTTTAATTGAACAAAACATGCTTTCTAAAATCTTAGAAAGAAGTTTGGAAGAAATGGACGATGAAGAAGTGAAAGAAATGTGCGATGAATTGTCCATAAAAAACACGGACAATTTAAACAGACAAGCCTTAAGCGCGGCGACTTTAACGCTGTTTAAAATGGGAGGCTTTAAATCTTATCAATTGGCTGTCATTGTTGCGAATGCGGTCGCAAAAACCATTCTAGGGCGTGGTTTATCGCTTGCGGGCAATCAAGCGCTTACAAGAACTCTGAGCTTTTTAACAGGCCCTGTTAGCTGGATCATTACAGGCGTATGGACAGCGATTGATTTTGCGGGGCCGGCTTATAGGGTAACCATACCGGCATGCATTGTGGTCGCCACTTTACGCCTAAAAACACAGCAAGCCAATGAAGATAAGAAGTCGTTGCAAATAGAATCCATTTAA
- a CDS encoding flagellar biosynthesis protein FlgG, with the protein MIYILAVFFPWLAFFLRGRIFSAIFSFILWVILCFPMIVGIVVPMIDPTFVSDRSSILSAVLLGGLAGGLIQIGWFASSFFLWVILTVWCCLVIHGDQRREEMERLINTIKTIKVDSGESLHQETQQANEANKTWLAIIFLIGLAVLAVFFIKREHQSSNNPNNSPKSGVKKLKNPSHKKPQELKNSNNRSN; encoded by the coding sequence GTGATTTATATATTAGCTGTATTTTTTCCATGGTTAGCTTTTTTCTTAAGAGGTAGAATTTTTTCGGCTATATTCAGCTTTATTCTTTGGGTCATTCTTTGTTTTCCAATGATTGTTGGAATTGTTGTTCCAATGATTGATCCAACATTTGTATCTGATCGTAGTTCTATTTTGAGTGCTGTTCTTTTGGGGGGACTTGCAGGAGGACTTATCCAGATTGGTTGGTTTGCCTCTTCTTTTTTTTTATGGGTAATATTGACTGTTTGGTGCTGTTTGGTCATACATGGGGATCAAAGACGAGAGGAAATGGAACGACTTATTAATACTATTAAAACTATTAAAGTAGATTCCGGTGAATCTTTACACCAAGAAACACAGCAAGCGAATGAAGCTAATAAAACATGGCTGGCTATCATCTTTCTCATTGGTCTAGCTGTTCTAGCTGTTTTTTTCATCAAAAGAGAACACCAATCAAGCAATAACCCAAACAATAGCCCAAAAAGCGGTGTTAAAAAACTCAAAAACCCTAGCCACAAGAAGCCACAAGAATTAAAGAATAGCAACAACCGCTCTAATTAG
- the flgG gene encoding flagellar basal-body rod protein FlgG, whose product MLRSLYSATSGMLAQQTHIDTTSNNIANVNTTGFKKSRADFNDLFYQAMQYAGTNTSNTTLSPDGMEVGLGVRPSAITKMFSQGSPKETENNLDVAITGKGFFQVQLPDGTTAYTRSGNFKLDEQGNLVTSEGYLLIPQITLPEDTTQVNIGVDGTVSVTQGLQTTSNVIGQITLANFVNPAGLHSMGDNLFSITNASGDAIVGNPDSQGLGKLRQGFLELSNVRLVEEMTDLITAQRAYEANSKSIQTADAMLQTVNSLKR is encoded by the coding sequence ATGCTCCGTTCTCTCTATAGCGCCACTTCAGGGATGCTCGCCCAACAAACGCATATTGACACCACTTCAAACAATATCGCCAATGTCAATACCACTGGGTTTAAAAAATCTCGTGCGGATTTTAATGACTTGTTTTACCAAGCGATGCAATACGCCGGCACCAACACAAGCAACACGACTTTATCGCCAGATGGCATGGAAGTGGGCTTAGGCGTGCGTCCTAGCGCGATCACTAAAATGTTTTCGCAAGGCAGCCCTAAAGAAACGGAAAACAATTTAGATGTCGCCATTACGGGTAAAGGCTTTTTTCAAGTCCAGTTGCCTGATGGCACCACCGCTTATACAAGAAGCGGGAATTTTAAGCTAGACGAACAGGGCAATCTTGTAACAAGCGAAGGCTATCTCCTCATCCCTCAAATCACTTTACCTGAGGACACCACGCAAGTAAACATCGGTGTGGATGGCACGGTGAGCGTGACTCAAGGCTTGCAAACGACTTCTAATGTGATCGGGCAAATCACGCTGGCTAATTTTGTCAATCCAGCGGGGCTTCATTCTATGGGGGATAATTTGTTTTCCATCACCAACGCTAGTGGCGATGCGATTGTGGGCAACCCGGATTCTCAAGGATTGGGCAAGTTAAGGCAAGGCTTTTTGGAATTGAGCAATGTGAGACTGGTAGAAGAAATGACCGATCTCATCACCGCTCAAAGGGCTTATGAAGCCAATTCTAAAAGCATTCAAACCGCTGATGCCATGCTCCAAACCGTCAATTCTCTCAAACGCTAA
- the tsaD gene encoding tRNA (adenosine(37)-N6)-threonylcarbamoyltransferase complex transferase subunit TsaD, translated as MILSVESSCDDSSLALTRIKDAQLIAHFKISQEKHHSSYGGVVPELASRLHAENLPLLLERIKISLNKDFSKIKAIAITNQPGLSVTLIEGLMMAKALSLSLNLPLILEDHLRGHVYSLFINEKQTCMPLSVLLVSGGHSLILEARDYEDIKIVATSLDDSFGESFDKVSKMLDLGYPGGPIVEKLALDYAHQNEPLMFPIPLKNSPNLAFSFSGLKNAVRLEVEKNAHDLNDEVKQKISYHFQSTAIEHLIQQTKRYFKIKHPKIFGIVGGASQNLALRKAFENLCAEFDCKLVLAPLEFCSDNAAMIGRSSLEAYQKKRFVPLENANISPRTLLKSFE; from the coding sequence ATGATTTTAAGCGTTGAAAGTTCTTGCGATGACAGCTCCTTAGCCCTTACAAGAATAAAGGACGCTCAACTCATCGCTCATTTTAAAATCTCTCAAGAAAAGCACCACAGCTCTTATGGGGGCGTTGTGCCTGAGCTTGCATCGCGCTTGCATGCTGAGAATTTGCCGCTCTTATTAGAACGCATTAAAATCAGCTTGAATAAGGATTTTTCCAAAATTAAAGCCATCGCTATCACGAATCAGCCAGGTTTGAGCGTTACTTTAATAGAAGGTTTGATGATGGCAAAAGCCTTGAGCCTGTCTTTGAATTTACCTTTAATTTTAGAAGACCATTTGAGAGGGCATGTGTATTCGCTCTTTATCAATGAAAAACAAACCTGCATGCCTTTAAGCGTGCTGTTAGTCTCTGGGGGGCATTCTTTGATTTTAGAGGCTAGAGATTATGAGGACATTAAAATCGTTGCCACGAGTTTAGACGATAGCTTCGGGGAGAGTTTTGATAAGGTTTCCAAAATGCTTGATTTAGGCTATCCAGGAGGCCCCATAGTGGAAAAATTAGCCCTTGATTATGCGCATCAAAACGAGCCTTTAATGTTCCCTATCCCTTTAAAAAACAGCCCGAATCTGGCTTTTAGTTTTTCAGGTTTAAAAAATGCGGTGCGTTTGGAAGTTGAAAAAAACGCCCATGATTTGAACGATGAGGTAAAACAAAAGATTAGCTATCATTTTCAAAGCACAGCCATTGAGCATCTAATCCAGCAGACTAAACGCTATTTTAAAATCAAACACCCTAAAATTTTTGGCATTGTGGGGGGAGCGAGCCAAAATTTGGCTTTAAGAAAGGCGTTTGAAAACTTGTGCGCTGAGTTTGATTGCAAGCTTGTTTTAGCCCCTTTAGAATTTTGCAGCGACAATGCCGCCATGATAGGGCGATCAAGCCTAGAAGCTTATCAAAAAAAGCGCTTTGTCCCTTTAGAAAACGCTAACATTTCGCCAAGAACGCTGTTAAAAAGTTTTGAGTGA
- the pdxA gene encoding 4-hydroxythreonine-4-phosphate dehydrogenase: MAKKKIAISCGDIQGVGLELILKSHKEVSALCDPLYLIDGELLDRANQLLHNAYETKTLNAIAINSPLPLLNSSTIGKVSAQSGAYSFESFKKACELADDKEVDGICTLPINKLAWQQAQIPFVGHTDFLKQRYKDHQIIMMLGCSKLFVGLFSDHVPLSAVSQLIQVKALVKFLLAFQKSTQAKIVQVCGFNPHAGEEGLFGKEDEKILKAIQKSNQTLGFECFLGPLPADSAFAPNKRKITPFYVSMSHDVGLAPLKALYFDESINVSLNAPILRASTDHGTAFDIAYQNKADNKSYLNAIQYLV; the protein is encoded by the coding sequence ATGGCTAAAAAGAAAATTGCGATCAGTTGTGGGGACATTCAAGGCGTAGGATTAGAATTGATTTTAAAAAGCCATAAGGAAGTGAGCGCGCTGTGTGATCCGTTGTATCTCATTGATGGCGAACTTTTAGATCGGGCCAATCAATTGCTTCATAACGCTTATGAAACTAAAACGCTCAATGCGATCGCTATCAATTCCCCCTTACCCTTATTAAACTCTAGCACGATAGGCAAAGTCAGCGCTCAAAGCGGGGCGTATAGTTTTGAGAGTTTTAAAAAGGCTTGCGAGTTAGCGGATGATAAAGAAGTGGATGGCATTTGCACTTTGCCTATCAACAAACTCGCATGGCAACAAGCTCAAATCCCTTTTGTGGGGCATACCGATTTTTTAAAACAACGCTATAAAGATCATCAAATCATTATGATGCTTGGGTGTTCAAAACTCTTTGTGGGGCTATTTAGCGACCATGTGCCTTTAAGTGCGGTTTCTCAGCTCATTCAAGTTAAAGCGTTAGTTAAGTTTTTATTAGCGTTTCAAAAAAGCACTCAAGCCAAAATCGTTCAAGTGTGTGGTTTTAACCCCCATGCGGGCGAAGAGGGTTTGTTCGGGAAAGAAGATGAAAAGATTTTAAAAGCCATTCAAAAGAGCAACCAAACGCTGGGCTTTGAATGTTTTTTAGGGCCACTGCCTGCTGATAGCGCTTTTGCCCCCAATAAGCGCAAAATAACCCCCTTTTATGTGAGCATGAGCCATGATGTGGGGCTAGCCCCTTTAAAAGCGCTCTATTTTGATGAAAGCATCAATGTGAGCTTGAACGCCCCCATTTTACGTGCTTCCACTGACCACGGCACAGCGTTTGATATCGCTTATCAAAACAAAGCGGACAACAAAAGCTATTTGAATGCGATCCAATATTTGGTTTAA
- the pdxJ gene encoding pyridoxine 5'-phosphate synthase, whose amino-acid sequence MRFGLNIDHIVTLREIRKTYEPEILEALFIAKNTHKVDLITIHLREDKRHIQNEDVLRLLEISPLPINIECSINAEITDFLCSLKNKPSKVTIVPENRDEVTTEGGLDCSLKGLGEVIRAYHNKGIEVSLFIDPLKDSLHFAREHQVKQVEFHTGVYANLHNALYSNANNQIHAISALKDKSPKELKEELHNAFLQLRKMSKEAFFMGITACAGHGLNYSNVKELLKIPSLRELNIGHSVISKAVFVGLEKAILEMAQLIKR is encoded by the coding sequence ATGCGTTTTGGATTGAATATTGATCACATTGTGACTTTAAGAGAGATAAGAAAGACTTATGAGCCTGAGATTTTAGAAGCCCTATTCATCGCTAAAAACACCCATAAAGTGGATTTAATCACCATTCATTTGAGAGAAGACAAACGACACATTCAAAATGAAGACGTTTTGAGGTTGCTTGAAATAAGCCCTTTGCCTATCAACATTGAATGCTCTATTAATGCTGAAATCACTGATTTTTTATGCTCTTTGAAAAATAAGCCCAGTAAGGTTACGATCGTGCCTGAAAACAGAGATGAGGTTACGACAGAGGGGGGGTTGGATTGCTCATTAAAGGGTTTAGGAGAGGTCATTAGAGCGTATCACAATAAAGGCATTGAAGTGTCTTTGTTCATTGATCCTTTAAAAGACTCTCTGCATTTTGCAAGGGAGCATCAAGTCAAGCAAGTGGAGTTCCACACTGGGGTGTATGCGAACTTGCACAACGCTCTGTATTCTAACGCTAACAATCAAATCCATGCCATTAGCGCACTCAAAGACAAAAGCCCTAAAGAATTGAAAGAAGAATTGCACAACGCCTTTTTGCAATTAAGAAAAATGAGTAAAGAAGCGTTTTTTATGGGTATCACGGCGTGCGCGGGGCATGGGTTGAATTATTCTAATGTGAAAGAATTGTTAAAAATCCCCTCTTTAAGAGAGCTTAATATCGGTCATAGCGTGATTTCAAAAGCGGTTTTTGTGGGATTAGAAAAAGCGATTTTAGAAATGGCACAACTCATTAAGCGATAA
- a CDS encoding glycosyltransferase family 4 protein, protein MLWVLYFLTSLFICSLIVLWSKKSMLFVDNANKIQGFHHARTPRAGGLGIFLSFVLAYLFEPFEVPFKGFFVFLGLLLVFLSGFLEDINLLLSPKIRLILQAVGVVCIISSTPLVVSDFSPLFSLPYFIAFLFAIFMLVGISNAINIIDGFNGLASGICAITLLVIHYIEPSSLACLLAYMVLGFMVLNFPLGKIFLGDGGAYFLGLVCGISLLNLSLEQKISVFFGLNLMLYPVIEVLFSILRRKIKRQKATMPDNLHLHTLLFKFLQQRSFNYPNPLCAFILILCNLPFILISVLFRLNSYALIVIGLVFIACYLIGYAYLNRQVCALEKRAFQ, encoded by the coding sequence GTGTTGTGGGTGCTATATTTTTTAACCAGTTTATTTATTTGCTCTTTGATTGTTCTGTGGTCTAAAAAATCCATGCTCTTTGTGGATAACGCTAACAAGATACAAGGCTTTCATCATGCAAGAACCCCACGAGCTGGGGGGCTTGGGATCTTTCTTTCTTTTGTGTTAGCTTATCTTTTTGAGCCTTTTGAAGTGCCTTTTAAGGGGTTTTTTGTTTTTTTGGGTTTGTTATTGGTATTTTTAAGCGGTTTTTTAGAAGACATTAACCTTTTATTAAGCCCCAAAATACGCCTTATTTTGCAAGCTGTAGGGGTCGTTTGCATCATCTCATCAACGCCTTTAGTGGTGAGCGATTTTTCGCCCCTTTTTAGCTTGCCTTATTTTATCGCTTTTTTATTCGCTATTTTTATGCTGGTGGGCATCAGTAACGCTATCAATATTATTGATGGGTTTAACGGGCTGGCATCAGGGATTTGTGCGATTACTCTTTTAGTCATCCATTATATAGAGCCTAGCAGTTTGGCGTGCCTCTTAGCTTACATGGTGCTTGGGTTTATGGTGTTAAATTTCCCTTTAGGAAAGATTTTTTTAGGCGATGGGGGGGCGTATTTTTTGGGTTTGGTGTGCGGGATTTCCCTTTTGAATTTGAGTTTAGAGCAAAAAATCAGCGTGTTTTTTGGGCTCAATTTAATGCTTTATCCGGTCATAGAGGTGCTTTTTAGTATCCTAAGGCGCAAAATAAAACGCCAGAAAGCCACCATGCCGGACAATTTGCATTTGCACACCCTTTTATTTAAATTCTTGCAACAACGCTCTTTTAATTACCCTAACCCTTTATGCGCGTTTATCCTTATTCTGTGCAACCTGCCTTTTATTTTAATCAGCGTCTTATTCCGCTTAAATTCTTATGCGCTCATTGTCATTGGCCTGGTCTTTATCGCATGCTATTTAATAGGCTATGCTTATTTGAACAGGCAAGTTTGTGCCTTAGAAAAGCGAGCGTTTCAATGA
- the lpxF gene encoding lipid A 4'-phosphatase, with amino-acid sequence MKKLKSLFLILLLWVYPLRSEPINEGAYILEEIGDVLRFLPIFVGTVSLAMRDYRGLGELAVGTLVTQGVIYGLKGAFSTAHKDGARVEFAKRPCCNSWRGMPSGHAGGAFSAAGFVYYRYGWKPAIPVIALAILTDASRVVAGQHTILQVTIGSLIAWGFAYLFTSRYKPKQWMLYPEISSDFKGSSRYGVSFSYQW; translated from the coding sequence ATGAAAAAGCTCAAAAGTCTTTTTTTGATCCTGCTCTTATGGGTCTATCCTTTAAGGAGTGAGCCAATCAATGAGGGGGCATACATTTTAGAAGAGATTGGCGATGTACTTAGGTTTTTGCCTATTTTTGTCGGCACGGTCAGTTTGGCGATGCGCGATTATAGAGGGTTAGGGGAATTAGCGGTCGGCACATTAGTCACTCAAGGAGTGATTTATGGCCTTAAAGGAGCTTTTAGCACCGCCCATAAAGATGGGGCTAGAGTGGAATTTGCCAAACGCCCATGCTGTAATTCCTGGAGAGGCATGCCAAGCGGGCATGCTGGGGGGGCGTTTAGCGCGGCTGGGTTTGTGTATTACCGCTACGGGTGGAAGCCGGCTATTCCTGTGATCGCTCTTGCAATCCTCACTGACGCTAGCAGAGTGGTGGCAGGACAACACACGATCTTGCAAGTTACGATCGGCAGCCTTATCGCATGGGGGTTTGCTTATTTATTCACTTCACGCTACAAACCTAAACAATGGATGCTCTATCCTGAAATTTCTAGCGATTTTAAGGGCAGTAGCCGCTATGGGGTGAGCTTTTCTTATCAATGGTAA